From Streptomyces cyaneogriseus subsp. noncyanogenus, the proteins below share one genomic window:
- a CDS encoding cation acetate symporter: MNSAYAVPAVALVVVSTVLVGAFGLRISRTTSDFYVASRTVGPRLNAAAISGEYLSAASFLGIAGLVLVQGPDMLWYPVGYTAGYLVLLLFVAAPLRRSGAYTLPDFAEARLASQAVRRLAGAFVVGVGWLYLLPQLQGAGLTLTVLTGAPAWLGGLIVAVVVTAIVAAGGMRSITFVQAFQYWLKLTALLVPALFLVLAWQDDGAPRRAFDEPAAFREQRAVRVEETLTLDLKAPLTVTVDGTVDDRGHDGTRLRLPAGTHRIEAGTRLTFAPGTEVPEAGRGAGDTLSPSWAESGEDRPLYATYGLILATFLGTMGLPHVVVRFYTSPHGVAARRTTVAVLALVGAFYLLPPVYGALGRLYAPELALTGDADAAVLLLPDRLVGGAGGDLLGALVAGGAFAAFLSTASGLTMAVAGVLTQDVLPARGVRHFRLGTVLAMAVPLAASVLVGGLPAADAVGLAFAVSASSFCPMLVLGIWWRRLTPPGAAAGMLVGGGSALIAVAATMAGLPRGGVPHALLAWPALWSVPLAFLTMVLVSLATPGRVPAGTAAILARFHLPEELRTEGNT, encoded by the coding sequence GTGAACTCCGCCTACGCCGTCCCCGCCGTCGCCCTCGTCGTCGTCTCCACCGTCCTCGTCGGCGCCTTCGGCCTGCGCATCTCCCGCACCACCTCCGACTTCTACGTCGCCTCGCGCACCGTGGGCCCCCGCCTGAACGCCGCGGCGATCAGCGGCGAGTACCTCTCCGCCGCCTCCTTCCTCGGCATCGCCGGCCTGGTCCTCGTCCAGGGCCCCGACATGCTCTGGTACCCGGTCGGCTACACCGCCGGCTATCTGGTCCTGCTCCTCTTCGTCGCCGCCCCGCTGCGCCGCTCCGGCGCCTACACCCTGCCCGACTTCGCCGAGGCCCGGCTCGCCTCCCAGGCGGTGCGCCGGCTGGCGGGGGCCTTCGTGGTCGGCGTCGGCTGGCTCTACCTGCTGCCGCAGCTCCAGGGCGCCGGCCTGACCCTGACCGTGCTGACCGGCGCGCCTGCCTGGCTCGGCGGCCTGATCGTCGCCGTCGTCGTCACCGCCATCGTCGCCGCGGGCGGCATGCGCAGCATCACCTTCGTGCAGGCGTTCCAGTACTGGCTCAAGCTCACCGCGCTGCTCGTCCCCGCGCTCTTCCTGGTCCTGGCCTGGCAGGACGACGGCGCCCCCCGCCGCGCCTTCGACGAACCGGCCGCCTTCCGCGAGCAGCGCGCCGTCCGCGTCGAGGAGACGCTCACCCTCGACCTGAAGGCACCCCTGACCGTCACGGTCGACGGCACCGTCGACGACCGCGGGCACGACGGCACCCGCCTGCGCCTGCCCGCCGGGACCCACCGCATCGAGGCCGGCACCCGCCTCACCTTCGCGCCGGGCACCGAGGTCCCCGAAGCCGGACGCGGCGCGGGCGACACCCTCTCGCCCTCCTGGGCCGAGAGCGGCGAGGACCGCCCGCTGTACGCCACCTACGGGCTGATCCTCGCCACCTTCCTCGGCACCATGGGCCTGCCGCACGTCGTGGTCCGCTTCTACACCAGCCCGCACGGCGTCGCCGCCCGCCGCACCACCGTCGCCGTCCTCGCCCTGGTCGGCGCCTTCTACCTGCTGCCCCCCGTCTACGGCGCCCTCGGCCGCCTCTACGCCCCCGAGCTCGCCCTGACCGGCGACGCGGACGCCGCCGTCCTGCTGCTCCCGGACCGCCTCGTCGGGGGAGCGGGCGGCGACCTCCTCGGCGCCCTGGTCGCCGGGGGAGCCTTCGCGGCGTTCCTGTCCACGGCCTCCGGGCTGACCATGGCCGTGGCCGGCGTCCTCACCCAGGACGTGCTGCCCGCGCGCGGGGTACGGCACTTCCGGCTGGGCACGGTGCTCGCCATGGCCGTCCCGCTCGCGGCGAGCGTCCTGGTCGGCGGGCTGCCGGCCGCCGACGCCGTCGGCCTCGCCTTCGCCGTGTCCGCCTCGTCCTTCTGCCCGATGCTCGTCCTCGGCATCTGGTGGCGGCGGCTGACCCCGCCCGGCGCCGCGGCCGGGATGCTGGTCGGCGGCGGCTCCGCCCTGATCGCCGTCGCCGCGACCATGGCCGGACTCCCGCGCGGCGGGGTGCCCCACGCCCTGCTGGCCTGGCCCGCGCTGTGGTCGGTGCCGCTGGCCTTCCTCACCATGGTGCTGGTGTCGCTGGCCACGCCGGGCCGCGTACCGGCCGGGACGGCGGCGATCCTGGCCCGCTTCCACCTGCCCGAGGAACTGCGCACGGAGGGGAACACATGA
- a CDS encoding LytR/AlgR family response regulator transcription factor, protein MLRALAVDDERPSLEELLYLLNADPRVGSAEGAGDATEALRRINRALACGPDGPDGIDVVFLDIQMPGLDGLDLARLLTGFARPPLVVFVTAHEDFAVQAFELKAVDYVLKPVRGERLAEAVRRAAELRGAGPRGTAPRIPVHEPDPDHLPVELGGVTRFVAVDDITHVEAQGDYARLHTAKGSHLVRIPLSTLEERWHSRGFVRIHRRHLVALRHIGELRLDAGTVSVLVGGEELQVSRRHARELRDLLMRRP, encoded by the coding sequence ATGCTGCGCGCCCTGGCTGTCGACGACGAACGCCCCTCCCTGGAGGAGCTGCTCTACCTGCTCAACGCCGACCCGCGCGTGGGCAGCGCGGAGGGCGCCGGTGACGCCACCGAGGCGCTGCGCCGCATCAACCGCGCGCTGGCCTGCGGCCCCGACGGGCCCGACGGGATCGACGTCGTCTTCCTCGACATCCAGATGCCGGGCCTGGACGGCCTCGACCTGGCCCGGCTGCTGACCGGCTTCGCCCGGCCGCCGCTGGTCGTCTTCGTCACCGCCCACGAGGACTTCGCGGTCCAGGCGTTCGAGCTCAAGGCCGTCGACTACGTCCTCAAACCCGTGCGCGGGGAACGGCTGGCGGAGGCCGTGCGCCGCGCCGCGGAACTGCGCGGCGCCGGCCCGCGCGGCACCGCCCCCCGCATCCCCGTGCACGAGCCCGACCCCGACCACCTCCCGGTCGAGCTCGGCGGCGTCACCCGCTTCGTCGCCGTCGACGACATCACCCACGTGGAGGCCCAGGGCGACTACGCCCGTCTGCACACCGCCAAGGGCAGCCACCTCGTCCGCATCCCGCTCTCCACCCTGGAGGAACGCTGGCACTCCCGCGGCTTCGTCCGCATCCACCGCCGCCATCTGGTCGCCCTGCGCCACATCGGCGAACTCCGCCTGGACGCGGGCACCGTCAGCGTCCTGGTCGGCGGCGAGGAACTCCAGGTCAGCCGGCGGCACGCCCGTGAGCTGCGGGACCTGCTGATGAGAAGGCCGTGA
- a CDS encoding Lrp/AsnC family transcriptional regulator, translating to MNSRPAPFDELDRKIITALMANARTSFAEIGAGIGLSATAVKRRVDRLRETGVITGFTATVKPSALGWRTEAYVEVYCEGAAPPRRLAEVVRNHPEITAAMTVTGGADALLHVRARDVEHFEEVLERIRAEPFIRKTISVMVLSHLIPDSPEAGASHPAPEGASDVR from the coding sequence ATGAACAGCAGGCCGGCGCCCTTCGACGAGCTCGACCGGAAGATCATCACCGCGCTGATGGCGAACGCCAGGACGTCCTTCGCCGAGATCGGCGCGGGTATCGGGCTGTCCGCGACGGCGGTCAAGCGCCGGGTGGACCGGCTGCGGGAGACCGGGGTGATCACCGGGTTCACGGCGACGGTGAAGCCGTCGGCGCTGGGCTGGCGCACCGAGGCGTACGTCGAGGTGTACTGCGAGGGCGCGGCGCCGCCCCGGCGGCTGGCCGAGGTGGTGCGCAACCACCCGGAGATCACGGCGGCGATGACGGTGACCGGCGGGGCGGACGCGCTGCTGCATGTGCGGGCGCGGGACGTGGAGCACTTCGAGGAGGTGCTGGAGCGGATCCGCGCGGAGCCGTTCATCCGGAAGACGATCAGCGTGATGGTGCTGTCCCATCTGATTCCGGACAGTCCGGAGGCTGGGGCCAGCCATCCCGCCCCGGAAGGCGCATCAGACGTGCGCTGA
- the ddaH gene encoding dimethylargininase, which produces MPDSRVPRRRRFLVCEPRHFAVQYAINPWMRPGEPVDVIRALDQWQALVDTYRAHGHTVETVAPVPGLPDMVFAANAALVVEGRVFGSLFHAPERRPESIPYQAWFKQAGFEEVHHPESVCEGEGDLVPAGRWILAGTGFRTTPEAHREVQEFFGIPVVGLTLVDPYFYHLDTALFVLDEENIAYYPEAFSPGSREVLARLYPDAVTATREDALAFGLNSVSDGRHVFISPGATALADQLAHRGYVPVPVDLSEFHKAGGGIKCCTQEIRENRS; this is translated from the coding sequence GTGCCCGACTCCCGTGTGCCGCGTCGGCGGCGTTTCCTCGTCTGTGAACCCAGGCACTTCGCCGTCCAGTACGCGATCAACCCGTGGATGCGGCCCGGCGAACCCGTGGACGTCATCCGCGCGCTGGACCAGTGGCAGGCGCTGGTCGACACCTACCGCGCCCACGGCCACACCGTGGAGACCGTGGCGCCGGTGCCGGGCCTGCCGGACATGGTCTTCGCCGCCAACGCGGCCCTCGTGGTGGAGGGCCGGGTCTTCGGCTCCCTCTTCCACGCGCCCGAGCGCCGCCCCGAGTCCATCCCCTACCAGGCGTGGTTCAAGCAGGCCGGTTTCGAGGAGGTCCACCACCCCGAGTCGGTCTGCGAGGGCGAGGGCGACCTCGTGCCCGCGGGCCGCTGGATCCTGGCCGGGACCGGGTTCCGCACCACTCCGGAGGCCCACCGGGAGGTGCAGGAGTTCTTCGGCATCCCGGTGGTCGGCCTCACACTCGTGGACCCGTACTTCTACCACCTGGACACGGCGCTGTTCGTCCTCGACGAGGAGAACATCGCCTACTACCCCGAGGCGTTCTCGCCGGGCAGCCGCGAGGTGCTCGCCCGGCTGTACCCGGACGCGGTGACCGCCACCCGGGAGGACGCCCTGGCCTTCGGGCTGAACTCCGTCTCCGACGGACGCCATGTGTTCATCTCACCGGGGGCGACCGCCCTCGCCGACCAGCTCGCCCACCGCGGCTACGTCCCCGTCCCCGTCGACCTGTCCGAGTTCCACAAGGCCGGCGGTGGCATCAAGTGCTGCACCCAGGAAATCCGGGAGAACCGCTCATGA
- the rocD gene encoding ornithine--oxo-acid transaminase gives MTAPADRTRSSEELIRAEEPVLAQNYHPLPVVVARAEGAWVEDVEGRRYLDMLAGYSALNFGHRHPALIEAAHRQLDRLTLTSRAFHNDRLASFATGLAALTGQDMVLPMNTGAEAVESGIKVARKWAYEVKGVPDGRATIVVAADNFHGRTTTIVGFSTDETARSGFGPFTPGFRVVPYNDLAALRAAVDDTTAAVLIEPIQGEAGVIVPDDGYLTGVRELTQRANCLFVADEIQSGLGRTGRTLAVEHESVVPDLVLLGKALGGGIVPVSAVVGRREVLGVLRPGEHGSTFGGNPLAAAVGTAVVELLRTGEFQRRARELGVVLREGLTALLGKGVVGFRARGLWAGVDVDPALGTGREVSERLMREGILVKDTHGSTIRLAPPLTVTEDELRQALGTLEKVLAA, from the coding sequence ATGACCGCACCCGCCGACCGCACCCGCAGCTCGGAGGAGCTCATCCGGGCCGAGGAGCCCGTCCTCGCGCAGAACTACCACCCGCTGCCCGTGGTCGTCGCCCGCGCCGAGGGCGCCTGGGTGGAGGACGTGGAGGGCCGCCGCTACCTCGACATGCTGGCCGGCTACTCGGCGCTCAACTTCGGCCACCGCCACCCGGCGCTGATCGAGGCGGCCCACCGTCAGCTCGACCGGCTCACCCTCACCTCCCGGGCCTTCCACAACGACCGCCTCGCCTCCTTCGCCACCGGGCTCGCCGCGCTGACCGGCCAGGACATGGTGCTGCCGATGAACACCGGCGCCGAGGCGGTGGAGAGCGGCATCAAGGTGGCCCGCAAATGGGCCTACGAGGTGAAGGGCGTCCCGGACGGCCGGGCGACGATCGTGGTGGCGGCGGACAACTTCCACGGCCGTACGACGACGATCGTCGGCTTCTCGACGGACGAGACGGCGCGCTCGGGCTTCGGGCCCTTCACGCCCGGCTTCCGGGTCGTGCCGTACAACGACCTGGCGGCGCTCCGGGCGGCGGTCGACGACACGACGGCGGCGGTGCTGATCGAGCCGATCCAGGGCGAGGCGGGCGTCATCGTCCCGGACGACGGCTACCTGACCGGCGTACGGGAGCTGACCCAGCGCGCGAACTGCCTGTTCGTCGCGGACGAGATCCAGTCGGGCCTCGGCCGCACCGGGCGCACGCTGGCCGTGGAGCACGAGTCGGTCGTCCCGGATCTGGTGCTGCTCGGCAAGGCGCTGGGCGGCGGGATCGTGCCGGTGTCGGCGGTGGTCGGCCGCCGCGAGGTCCTGGGCGTGCTGCGGCCGGGCGAGCACGGCTCGACGTTCGGCGGCAATCCGCTGGCGGCGGCGGTCGGCACGGCGGTGGTGGAACTGCTTCGGACGGGCGAGTTCCAGCGGCGGGCGAGGGAGCTGGGCGTGGTGCTGCGCGAGGGGCTGACGGCCCTGCTGGGCAAGGGCGTCGTCGGTTTCCGGGCGCGCGGCCTGTGGGCGGGCGTCGACGTCGACCCGGCCCTCGGCACCGGCCGCGAGGTCAGCGAGCGGCTGATGCGGGAGGGCATCCTGGTCAAGGACACCCATGGCTCCACGATCCGTCTGGCGCCGCCGCTGACCGTCACCGAGGACGAGCTGCGGCAGGCCCTCGGGACCCTGGAGAAGGTGCTGGCCGCCTGA
- a CDS encoding RpiB/LacA/LacB family sugar-phosphate isomerase — MRISVSSDMDEPVARLLVEELRRRGHEVLPHGALHPGEDSRWAVCSERAARDVAAGTADQAVVCCWTGTGASIAANKVPGVRAALCADAYTADGARRWNDANVLALSLRLTSEPLLKEILDAWFAGTAGDEAEDRENRAHVERLDRGRAAP, encoded by the coding sequence ATGCGGATCTCCGTCTCCTCCGACATGGACGAACCCGTGGCCCGCCTCCTCGTCGAGGAGCTGCGCCGGCGCGGCCACGAGGTGCTCCCGCACGGCGCGCTCCACCCCGGGGAGGACAGCCGGTGGGCGGTGTGCTCCGAGCGGGCGGCCCGGGACGTGGCCGCCGGGACGGCCGACCAGGCCGTGGTGTGCTGCTGGACCGGGACCGGCGCGTCGATCGCCGCCAACAAGGTGCCGGGCGTCCGGGCGGCCTTGTGCGCGGACGCCTACACGGCGGACGGGGCGCGCCGCTGGAACGACGCCAACGTGCTCGCGCTCAGCCTCCGGCTGACCTCCGAGCCGCTGCTCAAGGAGATCCTCGACGCCTGGTTCGCGGGCACGGCCGGCGACGAGGCGGAGGACCGGGAGAACCGGGCGCACGTGGAGCGGCTCGACCGGGGCCGAGCCGCTCCGTAG
- a CDS encoding PQQ-dependent sugar dehydrogenase: MRTRESGPPRSRGLRSLALAAVCAAGCLLPPATAVAADRDEGPAAPAAAEFQQVTLAKGVAETGEPMTLAVLPDRSVLHTSRDGTLRLTDAAGTTKVAGKLDVYSHDEEGLQGVAVDPGFASNRFVYLYYAPRLSTPAGDAPADGTAADFAPYDGVNRLSRFVLRADGTLDTAGEKKILDVPASRGICCHVGGDIDFDAQGNLYLSTGDDTNPFASDGYTPIDERASRNPAYDAQRSSGNTNDLRGKVLRIKVQADGSYTIPSGNLFPPGTARTRPEIYAMGFRNPFRMSVDKATGIVHLGDYGPDAGTASPTRGPAGQVEFNRITKAGNYGWPYCTGRNDAYTDHDFASSAPGAKFDCAAPRNTSPRNTGLTDLPPAQPAWIPYDGGSVPEFGSGSESPMGGPVYRYDAASASEVKFPQEYDGDFFAGEFGRRWIKRIATAGDGTVQSIDPFPWSGTQVMDMAFGPDGALYVLDYGTGYFNGDANSALYRIEHVTGGHAPVARAEADRTSGTAPLTVAFSSAGTSDADGDALSYAWAFGDGATSTAAHPSHTYTANGRYTATLTVTDATGKRATASVLVTVGNTAPSVRLDLPVDGRIHDFGDAIPFKVTVTDPEDGTIDCSRVKVTFIVGHDSHGHPQTSATGCSGTLQTLADGEHDPNANIFGVIDAEYTDRGAGGQPALTTHDQHITQPSHRQAEHHGGSSGVQVVAHAPAHGGRTVGHIDNGDWISFTPYALDDARTFTARVSSAGTGGTIEVRAGSPTGTLLGTVAAPVTGGWETFQDVSTALGSRPAGTTTLYLVFKGGIGSLFDVDEFSFTTGDDGTRAGAVRGVGGKCLDVDGAHTADGTKVQIWTCNDTPAQQWTVTPDGTLTALGKCLDVSAAGTADGTRVQLWTCNGTGAQQWTPHPDGTLRNPRSGKCLDASGSTWNDGTPVHLWTCHTGPNQRWILP, translated from the coding sequence GTGCGCACAAGAGAGTCAGGACCACCCCGCAGCCGTGGCCTTCGCTCGCTCGCCCTCGCGGCCGTGTGCGCCGCGGGCTGCCTCCTCCCTCCGGCCACGGCGGTGGCAGCGGACCGGGACGAGGGCCCGGCCGCGCCGGCCGCCGCGGAGTTCCAGCAGGTCACGCTCGCCAAGGGTGTCGCCGAGACCGGTGAGCCGATGACGCTCGCGGTGCTCCCCGACCGTTCGGTGCTGCACACCTCGCGCGACGGGACGCTGCGGCTGACCGACGCCGCCGGCACCACCAAGGTGGCGGGGAAGCTCGACGTCTACAGCCACGACGAGGAAGGGCTCCAGGGCGTCGCCGTCGATCCCGGCTTCGCCTCCAACCGCTTCGTCTACCTCTACTACGCGCCCAGGCTCAGCACCCCGGCCGGCGACGCCCCGGCGGACGGCACGGCCGCCGACTTCGCACCGTACGACGGGGTCAACCGGCTGTCCCGGTTCGTGCTGAGGGCCGACGGCACCCTGGACACCGCCGGCGAGAAGAAGATCCTCGACGTGCCGGCCTCCCGCGGCATCTGCTGCCACGTCGGCGGCGACATCGACTTCGACGCGCAGGGCAACCTCTATCTGTCGACGGGCGACGACACCAACCCGTTCGCCTCCGACGGCTACACCCCCATCGACGAGCGCGCCTCCCGCAACCCCGCCTACGACGCCCAGCGTTCGTCGGGCAACACCAACGACCTGCGCGGCAAGGTGCTGCGCATCAAGGTCCAGGCGGACGGCTCGTACACGATCCCGAGCGGCAACCTCTTCCCGCCGGGCACCGCCAGGACCCGCCCGGAGATCTACGCGATGGGCTTCCGCAACCCCTTCCGGATGAGTGTCGACAAGGCGACCGGCATCGTCCACCTCGGCGACTACGGCCCCGACGCCGGTACGGCCAGCCCCACCCGGGGACCCGCCGGACAGGTCGAGTTCAACCGGATCACCAAGGCGGGCAACTACGGCTGGCCGTACTGCACCGGCCGGAACGACGCCTACACGGACCACGACTTCGCCTCCTCCGCCCCGGGCGCGAAGTTCGACTGCGCGGCGCCGCGGAACACCTCCCCCCGCAACACCGGACTGACCGACCTGCCGCCCGCCCAGCCCGCCTGGATCCCGTACGACGGCGGCTCGGTACCGGAGTTCGGCAGCGGCTCGGAGTCGCCGATGGGCGGCCCCGTCTACCGCTACGACGCCGCCTCGGCGTCCGAGGTGAAGTTCCCGCAGGAGTACGACGGGGACTTCTTCGCCGGGGAGTTCGGCCGCCGCTGGATCAAGCGGATCGCCACCGCGGGCGACGGCACCGTGCAGTCGATCGATCCCTTCCCCTGGAGCGGCACCCAGGTGATGGACATGGCCTTCGGCCCGGACGGGGCGCTGTACGTCCTGGACTACGGCACCGGCTACTTCAACGGTGACGCCAACTCCGCGCTGTACCGCATCGAGCACGTCACCGGCGGACACGCCCCCGTGGCCCGGGCCGAGGCCGACAGGACCTCCGGCACGGCCCCGCTCACCGTCGCCTTCTCCTCCGCGGGCACCTCCGACGCGGACGGCGACGCGCTCTCCTACGCCTGGGCCTTCGGCGACGGCGCCACCTCCACCGCCGCCCACCCCTCGCACACGTACACCGCCAACGGCCGGTACACCGCCACCCTCACGGTCACCGACGCCACCGGGAAGCGGGCGACGGCCTCGGTGCTCGTCACCGTCGGCAACACCGCGCCCTCGGTCCGGCTGGACCTGCCCGTCGACGGCCGCATCCACGACTTCGGTGACGCCATCCCGTTCAAGGTGACGGTGACCGACCCGGAGGACGGCACGATCGACTGCTCCAGGGTCAAGGTGACCTTCATCGTCGGGCACGACAGCCACGGCCACCCGCAGACCTCCGCCACCGGCTGCTCCGGCACCCTCCAGACCCTGGCGGACGGCGAACACGACCCCAACGCCAACATCTTCGGCGTCATCGACGCCGAGTACACCGACCGCGGCGCCGGCGGCCAGCCCGCGCTGACCACGCACGACCAGCACATCACCCAGCCCAGCCACCGGCAGGCCGAGCACCACGGCGGCTCCTCGGGCGTTCAGGTCGTCGCCCACGCCCCGGCGCACGGCGGCCGGACGGTCGGCCACATCGACAACGGCGACTGGATCTCCTTCACGCCGTACGCGCTGGACGACGCCCGGACGTTCACCGCCCGGGTCTCCTCCGCCGGCACCGGCGGCACCATCGAGGTACGGGCCGGGTCGCCCACCGGCACCCTGCTGGGCACGGTGGCCGCACCCGTCACCGGCGGCTGGGAGACCTTCCAGGACGTGAGCACCGCGCTCGGCAGCCGGCCGGCCGGCACCACCACCCTGTACCTCGTCTTCAAGGGCGGCATCGGCTCGCTCTTCGACGTGGACGAGTTCTCCTTCACCACCGGCGACGACGGCACCCGCGCCGGTGCGGTGCGGGGCGTGGGCGGCAAGTGCCTCGACGTCGACGGCGCACACACCGCCGACGGCACCAAGGTCCAGATCTGGACCTGCAACGACACCCCCGCCCAGCAATGGACCGTCACCCCCGACGGCACCCTCACGGCACTCGGCAAATGCCTGGACGTCTCCGCCGCCGGCACCGCCGACGGCACCCGCGTCCAGCTGTGGACCTGCAACGGCACCGGCGCACAGCAATGGACCCCCCACCCCGACGGCACCCTCCGCAACCCCCGCTCCGGCAAATGCCTCGACGCCTCCGGCTCCACCTGGAACGACGGCACCCCCGTCCACCTGTGGACCTGCCACACCGGCCCCAACCAGAGATGGATCCTGCCCTAG